In Altererythrobacter rubellus, the following are encoded in one genomic region:
- a CDS encoding ExbD/TolR family protein encodes MAMSGGKDDGSPMMEMNMTPLIDVLLVLLIMFIITIPVATHSVDIDLPQPSPNDNPPPIDPIKNKLVLTQTNEILWNAQPITMSELATNLQQSLTIDPEPELQFEPEALASYELSARVLNVIKASGVTKFGFVGNEKYRSFAGGQQ; translated from the coding sequence ATGGCAATGTCAGGCGGTAAAGACGATGGATCGCCAATGATGGAAATGAACATGACGCCGTTGATCGACGTCTTGCTCGTTCTTCTCATCATGTTCATCATCACCATTCCGGTGGCTACACACTCGGTCGATATCGACCTTCCGCAGCCGAGCCCGAATGACAATCCACCACCGATTGATCCGATCAAGAACAAGCTGGTTCTCACACAGACCAACGAGATCTTGTGGAATGCACAGCCGATCACCATGAGCGAGCTGGCAACCAATCTTCAGCAATCGCTGACGATCGATCCGGAACCCGAACTGCAGTTCGAGCCCGAAGCGCTTGCAAGCTATGAGCTTTCAGCGCGCGTTTTGAACGTCATCAAAGCCTCGGGCGTGACGAAGTTCGGCTTCGTCGGCAATGAGAAGTATCGCAGTTTCGCTGGCGGCCAACAGTAA